From Phycisphaerae bacterium, the proteins below share one genomic window:
- a CDS encoding transporter: MANDSTSLAQEATSQPAEAEPTINFLGLEAAPLTEPLVTDRPDFTESTLPVPFGHVQLETGYTFTYDDEDGRRVSDQTFPEALMRIGVVKDWELRLGWTGWSLTEELFMEENDSGRKVRREEHDDGGTDMIVGFKRYLLPQEGLRPELGVIGELSLPTGTDTKSSGDVDPQVKILWSYELPADFALSGNLNLAVPTSEEGRFFQTSASVSLAYSLTDWMGMYVEYFGFYPNDRWTDCAHTVNGGFTFLITDNLQFDVRTGAGLNEEADDFFTGAGLSMRF; this comes from the coding sequence ATGGCGAACGACTCGACATCCCTTGCGCAGGAAGCCACCAGCCAACCCGCCGAGGCCGAGCCGACGATTAATTTCCTCGGCTTGGAGGCCGCGCCCCTGACTGAGCCGCTGGTGACCGATCGGCCGGACTTTACGGAATCGACATTGCCCGTCCCCTTCGGTCATGTGCAATTGGAGACCGGCTACACGTTTACGTACGACGATGAGGACGGTCGGCGGGTGAGCGATCAGACCTTTCCCGAGGCGTTGATGCGCATCGGCGTGGTCAAGGATTGGGAACTGCGCCTCGGCTGGACCGGCTGGTCGCTGACCGAGGAACTCTTCATGGAAGAGAACGACTCTGGCCGCAAGGTCCGGCGCGAGGAGCACGACGACGGCGGGACGGACATGATCGTCGGTTTCAAACGGTACCTGCTCCCGCAGGAGGGTTTAAGACCGGAACTTGGCGTGATCGGCGAACTCTCTCTGCCGACGGGCACGGATACGAAATCCTCCGGCGACGTGGACCCGCAGGTGAAGATCCTGTGGTCGTACGAACTGCCGGCGGATTTCGCCCTCTCGGGCAATCTCAATCTCGCCGTCCCGACAAGCGAGGAGGGCCGCTTTTTCCAAACGTCGGCCTCCGTCTCGCTGGCCTACTCGCTGACCGACTGGATGGGGATGTACGTCGAGTATTTTGGTTTCTACCCGAACGACCGCTGGACGGACTGCGCCCACACGGTCAACGGGGGCTTTACGTTTCTGATCACCGACAACCTGCAGTTCGACGTGCGGACCGGCGCCGGTCTGAACGAAGAGGCGGACGACTTCTTCACCGGCGCAGGCCTGTCGATGCGTTTTTGA
- a CDS encoding MOSC domain-containing protein, giving the protein MTDQQIGRVLGIALRCRDKGKMTEVAEAEARVDGGLDGDLAVQAYRGVTLIAAGQWAEVQKELESDLPWYTRRANVLVDAERLGHLIGREITVGDVQLKIEGETKPCDLMDRLHHGLKAALKPECRGGVHGRVLQAGTIRVGDVVTCGTG; this is encoded by the coding sequence ATGACCGACCAACAGATTGGCCGCGTGTTGGGAATCGCCCTGCGCTGCCGCGACAAGGGGAAGATGACCGAAGTTGCCGAGGCGGAGGCGCGAGTGGACGGCGGGCTGGATGGCGATCTGGCGGTGCAGGCCTATCGCGGCGTCACGCTGATCGCCGCTGGTCAGTGGGCCGAGGTGCAGAAGGAGCTTGAGTCCGACCTGCCGTGGTACACGCGGCGGGCGAATGTGTTGGTGGACGCTGAGCGATTGGGGCATCTGATCGGCCGCGAGATAACGGTCGGCGACGTGCAGCTAAAGATCGAGGGGGAGACCAAGCCCTGCGACTTGATGGATCGGCTGCACCATGGCCTCAAGGCGGCGCTCAAGCCCGAATGCCGGGGCGGCGTGCATGGTCGCGTCTTGCAGGCGGGAACGATTCGCGTGGGGGATGTGGTGACGTGTGGCACCGGCTAA
- a CDS encoding glycosyltransferase family 87 protein: MAKTEMNTEVRAAYRTTLLGRFDERYLSRPHVDKVLWGILLAVLVTAGVQAAVQIRKVDSSAFRATGERRKTALGRWMPDAHALTAGENPYGPGHWFPTPPLVLICLVPFTKMPLALAGGLWAALKIAGVALAFTLLHRSLAKKGVVVPTGVWLMTAIFGTRAVFSDIQHANVNTFVLIWIALAWTLFMKGKDFWVGIFLVAAIVTKITPALLLLYFVYKRAWRVCLGGLVGIALFFFIVPGISLGFTRNWALLTSWYHMLVEPFAREGYAALEIANQSLYGVLVRLLSNAGILSIVHMPDQQAWASGMEEMARPATALGRLLRPAITLTALAALAWLCRAKTAKRQDPRLLLEFGLVLLAMLLLSERTWKHHATTLPLIYLGIWYALTCLPWNEKFRSWVVAGLGVQLVLLVGLSEGLVGDRVADMALDGGLFCWGLILCFVQSAMLVKALEAREPQPSAIG; encoded by the coding sequence ATGGCAAAAACTGAAATGAACACCGAAGTCCGCGCCGCCTATCGCACGACGCTGCTCGGCCGATTCGACGAACGCTACTTATCCCGGCCGCATGTCGACAAGGTTCTGTGGGGGATCCTCCTCGCCGTGCTCGTGACCGCAGGCGTCCAGGCAGCCGTGCAGATCCGCAAGGTCGATTCCAGCGCCTTCCGCGCCACCGGCGAACGCCGTAAGACCGCCCTCGGCCGCTGGATGCCCGACGCCCACGCACTCACCGCGGGCGAAAACCCCTACGGCCCCGGTCACTGGTTCCCCACGCCGCCACTCGTCCTGATCTGCCTCGTGCCGTTCACAAAAATGCCGCTCGCGCTGGCCGGTGGACTATGGGCGGCGCTGAAGATCGCCGGCGTCGCGCTGGCGTTCACGTTGTTGCATCGGTCCTTGGCGAAGAAAGGCGTCGTCGTGCCGACCGGCGTCTGGTTGATGACGGCGATCTTCGGCACACGGGCCGTCTTCTCCGACATCCAGCACGCCAACGTAAATACATTCGTGCTGATCTGGATTGCGCTGGCATGGACGCTGTTCATGAAGGGCAAGGATTTCTGGGTGGGGATCTTCCTGGTGGCGGCGATCGTCACCAAGATCACGCCCGCGTTGCTCCTACTCTACTTTGTTTACAAACGGGCGTGGCGTGTCTGCCTCGGCGGTTTGGTTGGCATCGCACTCTTTTTCTTCATTGTTCCCGGTATTTCTCTGGGCTTCACCCGCAACTGGGCGCTGCTTACGTCGTGGTACCACATGCTCGTCGAACCGTTCGCCCGCGAAGGCTACGCGGCTCTGGAGATCGCCAACCAATCGCTCTACGGCGTCCTCGTCCGTCTCCTCTCCAACGCCGGTATTCTCTCCATAGTCCATATGCCCGACCAACAGGCTTGGGCCAGCGGCATGGAGGAGATGGCCCGACCGGCGACGGCGCTGGGCAGGCTTCTGCGGCCGGCAATCACGTTGACGGCGCTGGCCGCGCTGGCGTGGCTATGCCGGGCAAAGACGGCGAAGCGCCAGGACCCTCGCCTGCTCCTCGAATTCGGACTGGTCTTGCTGGCGATGCTGCTTCTTAGCGAGCGGACGTGGAAGCACCACGCGACAACGCTTCCGCTGATCTACCTCGGCATCTGGTACGCGCTGACCTGCCTGCCGTGGAACGAGAAGTTCCGGTCCTGGGTCGTCGCCGGTCTGGGGGTGCAACTGGTCCTTTTGGTAGGGCTGAGTGAAGGGCTGGTCGGTGATCGCGTGGCGGACATGGCCCTCGACGGCGGGCTTTTCTGCTGGGGGCTCATCCTATGCTTTGTACAGTCGGCGATGTTGGTGAAGGCGCTGGAGGCCCGCGAGCCTCAGCCGAGCGCGATAGGCTGA
- a CDS encoding M90 family metallopeptidase: MSWWKRLWNRQTVEPPLADEVLPKEWPRLLGQHVPFYRRFLPAQRAALAQQVQTFLDEKEFWGSQDLEVTPEMKVVVAAYACLLVLKRPDLGLFPRTREVILYPSEFGEIIEAIGPDGRRYKIDLSKIGETWRGGPVLLAWDSVGGPYSENDNGHNTVLHEFAHALDYLDGAADGAPPLKTDEERATWKRVMTDEYQSLVAADQRGRRTFFDPYGAKNPAEFFAVVTEHFFEQPQRFRRNHRALYALLESFFNQDPASWRR, translated from the coding sequence ATGTCGTGGTGGAAACGGCTGTGGAATCGCCAAACGGTTGAGCCGCCATTGGCGGATGAGGTGCTGCCGAAGGAATGGCCGCGCCTTCTTGGGCAACACGTTCCTTTTTATCGCCGGTTTTTGCCGGCCCAGCGCGCCGCACTGGCGCAACAGGTCCAAACCTTTCTTGACGAAAAGGAGTTTTGGGGGTCGCAAGACCTCGAAGTCACTCCGGAAATGAAGGTCGTCGTGGCTGCCTACGCGTGTCTCCTGGTCCTGAAACGACCGGACCTGGGTCTGTTTCCCCGCACCCGGGAAGTGATCCTGTATCCCAGCGAGTTCGGCGAGATCATCGAGGCCATTGGGCCGGACGGCCGCCGCTACAAGATCGACCTTTCCAAGATCGGCGAGACGTGGCGCGGCGGGCCCGTGCTGCTGGCCTGGGACAGCGTCGGCGGACCCTACAGTGAAAACGATAATGGTCATAATACCGTGCTGCACGAGTTCGCCCACGCGCTGGATTATCTTGATGGTGCGGCCGACGGGGCGCCGCCGCTGAAAACGGACGAGGAACGTGCCACATGGAAACGGGTCATGACTGACGAGTATCAGTCGTTGGTGGCCGCTGATCAGCGGGGGCGGCGTACCTTTTTCGATCCGTACGGCGCCAAGAATCCCGCCGAGTTCTTCGCCGTCGTGACGGAACACTTCTTCGAGCAGCCGCAGCGCTTCCGCAGGAATCATCGCGCGTTGTACGCCCTGCTAGAATCGTTTTTTAATCAGGATCCTGCGTCGTGGCGACGATGA
- a CDS encoding PDZ domain-containing protein, with amino-acid sequence MNRCAADRKNLRGSVFAGLMAVFAVATNADTPKASEAGGLREEMRRMIETAKDRVFPALVNIHVVTVDYWDGKEHKGSAVGSGTIISKEGYVVTNQHVTNNGKKFKCTLADKQEIPATLVGEDPLTDLAVLKLDLKQLKTSAGDLPVAEFGNSDELRVGDQVMAMGSPLALSRSVTLGIVSNTQRVFAGRGDDDVEEMELESGQRTGLFTLWIQHDSLIHPGNSGGPLVNMKGEIIGVNELGGAAIGFAIPSNLAKSVAAELIKSGEVARSWVGLAFKPIEKTGLDHGVLVNSVVDGSPAEKAGIKAGDVIVSIMSEPVTVRFAEEVPPLMKQIAEAPIGSELKIGYERDGKAGEATLVTMKLQKDRGDETALRAWGITVEEITEKMARDYRLDSEAGAMVSSVRSGGPAQLAEPSLNSGDVIRSIDGKAIDDLAALVERYKQIMQSTPLPEYLLIQFDRQGKDHVTLIKPKPEEDEDPPREVPKAWIGIATQPVIDKLAKKLGLGDQLGFRVTRVYPRTLAAESNLKVGDIITTLNGLKMQPRGMQDAGLFARALRKLEIDGNAKLKVIREGKPVELSVKLERTRLSPEEARKDRNRDFEMTVREVTFFDRDENRWDENVTGVIVEQVESAGWAGLGGIESGDLIQRIGQHPISGLKSYRKAMKAVTKEQPQRVVVLLLRGVQTRFQYLEPDWKPVLDKDKKDEVAKAGAAAKGGSDGGDASTADKE; translated from the coding sequence ATGAACCGTTGTGCCGCCGATCGAAAGAACCTCCGCGGGTCGGTCTTCGCCGGCCTTATGGCGGTATTCGCCGTCGCGACCAACGCCGATACGCCGAAAGCGTCGGAAGCAGGGGGCCTGCGCGAAGAAATGCGGCGGATGATCGAAACCGCCAAGGACCGCGTCTTTCCCGCCCTCGTCAACATCCACGTCGTCACAGTAGACTATTGGGACGGCAAGGAGCACAAAGGCAGCGCCGTCGGCAGCGGCACGATCATTTCCAAAGAGGGCTACGTCGTCACGAACCAGCATGTGACGAATAATGGCAAGAAATTCAAGTGTACCCTGGCCGACAAACAGGAGATTCCCGCGACGCTGGTGGGGGAGGACCCACTCACCGATCTGGCCGTCCTCAAGCTCGATCTGAAGCAGCTCAAGACCTCGGCGGGAGACCTTCCCGTCGCGGAGTTCGGCAACTCCGATGAGCTTCGCGTGGGGGACCAGGTGATGGCGATGGGCTCGCCGCTCGCGCTGTCGCGAAGCGTGACGCTGGGCATCGTCTCCAACACGCAGCGCGTCTTCGCGGGTAGGGGCGACGACGATGTGGAGGAAATGGAACTGGAGAGCGGTCAGCGCACCGGTCTCTTTACTCTCTGGATTCAGCACGATTCGCTGATCCACCCCGGCAACAGCGGCGGGCCGCTCGTCAATATGAAAGGCGAGATCATCGGCGTCAACGAGCTGGGCGGCGCGGCCATCGGCTTCGCCATCCCCAGTAACCTCGCGAAATCCGTCGCGGCGGAACTGATCAAAAGCGGCGAGGTCGCGCGAAGCTGGGTCGGCCTGGCCTTCAAACCCATCGAAAAGACGGGGCTGGATCATGGCGTCCTCGTCAATTCGGTTGTCGACGGCAGCCCGGCTGAAAAGGCCGGCATCAAGGCGGGCGACGTGATCGTCAGCATCATGAGCGAGCCGGTCACGGTGCGCTTCGCTGAAGAGGTCCCGCCGCTCATGAAGCAAATCGCCGAGGCCCCGATCGGTTCGGAACTCAAAATCGGCTACGAGCGCGACGGCAAGGCCGGCGAGGCGACGCTTGTCACGATGAAGCTACAAAAGGACCGCGGCGACGAGACCGCCCTGCGGGCGTGGGGCATTACGGTCGAAGAAATCACCGAGAAGATGGCCCGCGATTACCGGCTGGACAGCGAGGCGGGCGCCATGGTCAGCAGCGTCCGCTCCGGCGGCCCTGCACAGCTCGCCGAGCCCTCACTCAATTCCGGCGACGTGATTCGCTCCATCGACGGCAAGGCCATCGACGACCTGGCCGCCCTGGTCGAGCGCTACAAGCAGATCATGCAATCCACGCCGCTGCCGGAATATCTCCTGATCCAGTTCGACCGGCAGGGCAAAGACCACGTCACCTTGATCAAGCCCAAGCCCGAGGAGGACGAAGACCCACCGCGCGAAGTACCCAAGGCCTGGATCGGCATCGCCACGCAGCCGGTCATCGACAAACTGGCCAAGAAGCTCGGCCTCGGCGATCAACTCGGCTTTCGGGTGACGAGAGTTTACCCCCGGACGCTGGCCGCCGAGTCCAACCTGAAAGTCGGCGACATCATTACCACGCTGAACGGCCTGAAAATGCAGCCGCGCGGGATGCAGGACGCGGGTCTTTTCGCCCGGGCACTCCGCAAGCTGGAAATCGACGGCAACGCCAAGCTCAAGGTGATCCGCGAGGGCAAGCCGGTTGAGCTGTCGGTCAAACTGGAACGAACTCGGCTTTCGCCGGAAGAGGCGCGAAAGGATCGCAATCGCGACTTCGAAATGACCGTCCGCGAAGTGACCTTCTTCGACCGAGACGAAAACCGCTGGGATGAGAACGTAACCGGCGTGATCGTCGAACAGGTGGAATCGGCCGGCTGGGCAGGGCTGGGCGGCATCGAATCCGGCGACCTGATACAGCGAATTGGTCAACACCCGATTAGCGGGCTCAAGAGCTATCGCAAGGCGATGAAGGCGGTCACCAAGGAGCAGCCGCAGCGCGTCGTCGTGCTGCTCTTGCGCGGCGTGCAAACAAGGTTTCAATACCTGGAGCCGGATTGGAAGCCGGTCCTGGACAAGGACAAGAAGGACGAGGTCGCGAAGGCCGGGGCGGCGGCCAAGGGCGGCTCGGACGGCGGCGACGCCTCAACCGCCGACAAGGAGTAA
- a CDS encoding DEAD/DEAH box helicase: MAVRPRDRAHGSSTPAWALSPAELHEVVGELSPDGLLASVAGTSALELWLPFDEERERPVMTEGAVPANAVVLRRCTIPAISYAPADGVDFLTSLPTSPGHVLSDSLAYWAILARWSLSVLARQQFCPDALEQPDGRCEARWRLFVQDRGELSWLERFVAAMPPVCRAIARLEEPPADATRLVETFLAETCDALVRRGLAGDSFFQQIHRRAEETGAWELAWLSALIGARRDVQAESDGNSTGADRVRDWLARGEVDADEPAPELSFSLHEPPPEASLKGARWRLAFELKSGNGELVPDLSKILAERGEAAGLLGSRLLTRRQHLMSQLRRAAEIVPELGRSSVRAAGGVSLTTAEAHLFLRERAPLLAAQGFDVTLPEWAEQGQALLGLRLHVRPHVDDAGGTRDVSLGRLGLGNLLDFDWRIAIGEQQLSLDEFEALAADKAPLVKLHGRWIGLDTDAAERALDFMRRQAGKPMTLLQAMRLAGGAEEIDAGLPIVGLSGAEWVDQFLRESANAEIETFEPPPDFDGTLRPYQLRGLHWLAFLDRLGIGSCLADDMGLGKTIQLLALLLHERREGRTVGPTLLFAPMSVVGNWEREIQRFARSLKVLVHHGPARMTGDEFVEASNRHDVVLTTYGLAGRELRDLSRIQWHRIAMDEAQKIKNPSANQTIALRALKSMHRVALTGTPIENHLSELWSIMEMLNPGLLGSASAFRNRFAVPIEKYGDHKKSDQLRQLIRPFVLRRLKSDPTVACDLPEKMEMRVYCNLTPEQAALYERTVSDTLRQVDSAGGIRRRGLILAALTKLKQICNHPAHFQKTSGPLDGRSGKCERLVEMLEEVLEEGDAALVFTQFKEMGTLLKKLMEDRLQTEIPFLHGGTSMQKRNDMVVGFQDPKGKARIFLLSLKAGGFGLNLTKANHVFHFDRWWNPAVEEQAADRAHRIGQLRRVQVHKFVCIGTVEERIDRLLSEKSALADRIVGSGDEWLTGLSTQELRTYLALSDDAIGES, from the coding sequence ATGGCCGTCCGACCGCGAGATCGAGCGCACGGTTCGTCAACGCCCGCGTGGGCGCTTTCCCCCGCGGAACTGCACGAAGTCGTCGGTGAGTTATCGCCCGATGGACTGCTTGCGTCCGTCGCCGGAACGTCGGCCCTCGAGCTGTGGTTGCCGTTTGACGAGGAGCGGGAACGACCGGTCATGACGGAGGGCGCCGTTCCGGCGAACGCCGTCGTGTTGCGGCGCTGCACCATTCCCGCGATCTCTTATGCGCCGGCGGACGGCGTGGATTTTCTGACCAGCCTGCCCACGTCGCCCGGTCATGTGTTGAGCGACAGCCTTGCGTATTGGGCGATTCTGGCGCGGTGGTCGCTATCCGTGTTGGCGCGGCAGCAGTTTTGCCCCGATGCGCTGGAGCAGCCCGACGGGCGTTGCGAAGCGCGCTGGCGGCTCTTCGTGCAGGACCGCGGTGAACTTTCCTGGTTGGAGCGCTTCGTCGCCGCCATGCCGCCGGTTTGTCGGGCGATCGCACGGCTGGAGGAGCCGCCGGCGGATGCGACGCGGCTGGTGGAGACCTTTCTGGCGGAGACGTGCGACGCCCTCGTGCGCCGCGGCTTGGCGGGGGACTCATTTTTTCAACAAATCCACCGGCGGGCCGAGGAGACCGGTGCGTGGGAGCTCGCCTGGCTGTCCGCGCTCATTGGAGCGCGGCGCGACGTGCAGGCCGAGAGTGATGGGAATTCCACCGGTGCGGATCGCGTTCGCGATTGGTTGGCCCGGGGCGAGGTCGATGCCGATGAGCCGGCCCCGGAATTGAGTTTTTCCTTGCACGAGCCGCCGCCGGAGGCAAGCCTGAAGGGCGCCCGCTGGCGGCTGGCGTTCGAGTTGAAATCGGGGAATGGCGAACTCGTGCCCGACCTGTCGAAGATCCTGGCGGAGCGCGGGGAAGCGGCGGGCCTCCTGGGCAGCCGACTGCTCACGCGGCGGCAGCATCTGATGTCGCAATTGCGGCGGGCGGCCGAGATTGTGCCCGAGCTGGGCCGATCGTCCGTTCGAGCCGCCGGCGGCGTCAGCCTGACCACGGCGGAGGCGCACCTGTTCCTGCGCGAGCGTGCGCCGCTGCTCGCCGCGCAGGGATTCGACGTGACCTTGCCGGAGTGGGCCGAGCAGGGACAGGCCCTCCTCGGGCTGCGGCTTCACGTTCGACCGCACGTAGACGACGCCGGCGGGACGCGCGATGTTTCGCTCGGCCGGTTGGGGCTCGGCAATCTACTGGACTTCGATTGGCGAATCGCCATCGGCGAACAGCAGCTTTCGCTCGACGAATTCGAAGCGCTGGCGGCCGACAAGGCGCCGCTCGTCAAGCTTCATGGCCGCTGGATCGGCCTGGATACGGATGCCGCCGAGCGGGCGCTGGATTTCATGCGCCGCCAGGCCGGCAAGCCGATGACGCTCTTGCAGGCGATGCGTCTGGCCGGCGGCGCCGAGGAGATCGATGCGGGCCTGCCCATTGTTGGCCTCTCCGGGGCCGAGTGGGTGGATCAGTTCCTGCGGGAGTCGGCGAATGCGGAGATTGAGACGTTTGAGCCGCCGCCGGATTTCGATGGAACCCTGCGGCCCTATCAACTTCGCGGACTCCACTGGCTGGCGTTTCTCGATCGGCTGGGGATCGGCTCCTGTCTCGCCGACGACATGGGTCTGGGAAAGACGATCCAGCTCCTGGCCCTTCTGCTCCACGAGCGGCGCGAAGGGCGGACCGTGGGGCCGACGTTGTTGTTTGCGCCCATGTCCGTGGTCGGAAACTGGGAGAGGGAGATACAGCGATTTGCCCGGTCGCTCAAAGTCCTTGTCCATCACGGGCCCGCGCGAATGACGGGCGACGAGTTTGTCGAGGCATCGAATCGCCACGACGTTGTGCTCACCACCTATGGCCTGGCGGGGCGCGAGCTGCGTGACTTATCACGCATTCAGTGGCATCGCATCGCCATGGACGAGGCGCAGAAGATCAAGAATCCCAGTGCGAACCAGACAATCGCCCTCCGCGCCCTGAAGAGCATGCACCGCGTTGCGCTGACAGGCACCCCCATTGAGAACCACCTCTCCGAACTGTGGTCGATCATGGAAATGCTCAATCCCGGCCTGCTCGGAAGCGCGTCGGCCTTTCGCAATCGGTTCGCGGTTCCGATCGAGAAATACGGCGATCACAAAAAGTCGGATCAGCTTCGTCAGTTGATCCGGCCGTTCGTCCTGCGGCGGTTGAAGTCGGATCCGACGGTAGCCTGCGACCTTCCGGAGAAGATGGAGATGCGTGTGTATTGCAATCTCACGCCGGAGCAGGCCGCCCTCTACGAGCGGACGGTCAGCGATACGTTGCGGCAGGTGGATTCGGCGGGCGGCATTCGGCGGCGCGGCCTGATCCTGGCCGCCCTGACCAAGCTGAAGCAGATCTGCAATCACCCGGCTCACTTTCAGAAGACCAGCGGCCCGTTGGACGGCCGCAGCGGAAAGTGCGAGCGGCTCGTGGAGATGCTGGAGGAGGTGCTGGAGGAGGGCGACGCGGCGCTGGTGTTCACTCAGTTCAAAGAGATGGGCACGCTCCTCAAAAAGCTGATGGAAGATCGCCTGCAAACGGAGATTCCCTTCCTCCACGGCGGTACGTCGATGCAGAAGCGCAATGACATGGTCGTCGGGTTCCAGGACCCGAAGGGGAAAGCCCGCATTTTCCTGCTCTCGCTAAAAGCCGGCGGGTTCGGTCTGAATCTCACCAAGGCCAACCACGTGTTCCATTTCGATCGCTGGTGGAACCCGGCCGTCGAGGAGCAGGCCGCCGATCGCGCGCACCGCATCGGCCAGTTGCGGCGCGTACAGGTCCACAAGTTCGTCTGCATCGGCACCGTCGAGGAGAGGATCGACCGGCTCTTGTCAGAGAAGAGCGCCCTGGCGGATCGGATCGTCGGGAGCGGAGATGAATGGTTGACAGGTTTGTCGACGCAGGAATTGCGGACGTACCTGGCTCTATCGGACGATGCGATTGGAGAATCCTGA
- a CDS encoding serine protease encodes MLNSKYGRACLVGMVGALALCGGARADGAGEYAKLLLDTTPALVTVKFVLKMEGQFGKRETETEITGLMVDSSGLVLCANSKLGLPRIMRSLGSATPTDIKVLIGDDTEGLEAKVMARDTELDLAWVKIKEPGDKKFAALDLGKSAMVNPGDRILTLRKMAKFFDRAITISEGRLAGRTAKPRDLLVPGGGIDVEPGQPIFTPDGRIVGLVVMQLPDMEEMESNPMAFMGMRSDILNGLILPIGEVAKATARAKERPEDEEDDADDDVGEKPATTQKAATPDDDEKPAADKKSDDDDDEE; translated from the coding sequence ATGCTGAATTCGAAATACGGGCGGGCGTGTCTAGTGGGAATGGTCGGCGCGCTCGCCCTGTGCGGCGGGGCGCGGGCCGACGGGGCGGGCGAATATGCCAAGCTGTTGTTGGACACGACCCCGGCCCTCGTGACGGTCAAGTTCGTCCTCAAGATGGAGGGCCAGTTCGGTAAGCGTGAGACCGAGACCGAGATCACCGGCCTGATGGTCGATTCCAGCGGCCTTGTGCTATGCGCGAACTCCAAGCTCGGCCTGCCGCGGATCATGCGCAGTCTGGGCAGCGCGACGCCGACGGATATCAAGGTGCTGATCGGCGACGACACGGAAGGTTTGGAAGCGAAGGTCATGGCCCGCGACACCGAGCTGGACCTCGCCTGGGTCAAGATTAAGGAGCCGGGTGACAAGAAGTTCGCGGCCCTAGACCTCGGGAAGTCCGCTATGGTGAATCCCGGCGATCGCATCCTCACCCTTCGCAAAATGGCCAAGTTCTTTGACCGCGCGATTACGATCAGCGAGGGCCGCCTGGCCGGTCGCACCGCCAAGCCCCGCGACCTGCTCGTCCCCGGCGGCGGCATCGACGTCGAGCCCGGTCAGCCGATCTTCACCCCCGACGGCCGGATCGTCGGCCTCGTGGTCATGCAACTGCCGGACATGGAGGAAATGGAGAGTAACCCCATGGCCTTCATGGGCATGCGCTCGGACATCCTGAACGGGTTGATCCTCCCGATCGGCGAGGTCGCCAAAGCCACTGCGCGGGCCAAGGAACGGCCGGAGGATGAAGAGGACGACGCCGACGACGACGTAGGCGAGAAACCAGCGACAACCCAAAAGGCCGCTACGCCGGATGACGACGAAAAACCCGCCGCTGACAAAAAGTCGGATGACGATGACGACGAAGAATAA